One genomic segment of Diadema setosum unplaced genomic scaffold, eeDiaSeto1 scaffold_29, whole genome shotgun sequence includes these proteins:
- the LOC140245758 gene encoding uncharacterized protein — protein MAVSITSLVIIIFTLQVVYAASSYAIESDPGQDVTLRCALEAAGEVVVQFWQYANSEDPLQMCRDQRFETLTTEWPAYGVIEFGASVTPEFKSRLLLDVNFDLTLVNVSQGDSGCYQCGLTVDSLKFLDNVTILIVANNSDSGGITEDPTSIQYQTILYISLGIALFIVLSIVLVVIVIRKRDRLAAVKGSVRANPDGNEEEMQASVPCLAGVETGM, from the exons ATGGCAGTGAGCATAACTTCACTTGTGATCATCATTTTTACTCTCCAAG TGGTATATGCGGCATCTTCATATGCAATAGAATCAGATCCGGGTCAAGATGTGACATTAAGATGCGCTCTTGAAGCTGCTGGTGAAGTCGTAGTGCAGTTCTGGCAGTATGCTAATTCAGAAGACCCATTGCAAATGTGCAGGGACCAAAGATTCGAAACGCTTACAACCGAGTGGCCTGCCTATGGAGTCATTGAATTCGGGGCTAGTGTGACCCCTGAATTTAAATCCCGACTTCTCCTGGATGTTAATTTCGACCTGACACTTGTGAACGTTTCCCAGGGAGATTCAGGATGCTACCAATGCGGACTTACTGTTGACAGCCTGAAATTCCTTGACAATGTTACCATTCTTATCGTAGCAAACAACAGCGACTCAG GCGGTATCACTGAAGATCCAACATCAATCCAATATCAAACTATTTTATACATCTCTCTCGGGATCGCGCTATTTATAGTTTTATCTATTGTCCTGGTCGTCATTGTCATCAGAAAAAGAG ACAGGCTCGCAGCAGTTAAAGGGAGTGTACGAGCAAACCCTGATGGCAATGAGGAAGAGATGCAGGCATCGGTTCCGTGTCTTGCCGGAGTTGAGACGGGTATGTAA